One part of the Pyruvatibacter sp. genome encodes these proteins:
- a CDS encoding carboxylate-amine ligase, whose translation MKRPALTLGVEEEYLLVNRQTRDLVSEPPTDLMPKLSEAIGAQVSPEFLKSQVEIGTGVCATPADVRADLARLRSAVAEVANEYGYAPIAASTHPFAKWSEQHHTEKARYDQIARDLAGTVRRLLICGMHIHAGIEDDDLRVDMMNQVSYFLPHILALSASSPYWQGEDTGMASYRLTVFDALPRTGVPDSFESWPEYQRVVERLIEVGAIEDASKIWWDIRPSVRWPTLEARVADVCTRMDDAVALAALYQCLLSMLFTLREKNQRWRVYPRILIEENRWRAQRYGVTGDLADFGQGKMMPFGTLADELVGLLQEEARQLGCTQELLHVATIARRGTSAQAQRVAYRAARDDGASHTDALCAVVDFLVEETMYGIKDS comes from the coding sequence ATGAAACGTCCGGCACTTACCCTTGGGGTTGAGGAAGAGTATCTGCTGGTCAACCGGCAGACGCGCGACCTTGTGTCCGAACCGCCGACCGACCTGATGCCGAAACTGTCGGAGGCAATCGGCGCGCAGGTGTCGCCGGAGTTTCTTAAAAGTCAGGTCGAAATTGGCACTGGTGTGTGTGCAACACCTGCAGATGTGCGAGCCGACCTCGCACGCCTTCGCTCCGCTGTTGCCGAGGTGGCAAACGAATATGGCTATGCACCAATCGCCGCGAGCACTCACCCGTTTGCCAAATGGTCTGAGCAGCACCACACCGAAAAAGCGCGCTACGACCAGATCGCCAGGGATCTGGCGGGCACCGTGCGGCGGCTGCTGATATGCGGTATGCACATTCACGCGGGCATCGAGGATGATGATCTGCGCGTCGATATGATGAATCAGGTCAGCTACTTCCTGCCACATATTCTGGCGCTGTCGGCCTCCTCACCCTACTGGCAGGGCGAAGATACGGGCATGGCATCCTACCGGCTGACGGTTTTTGACGCGTTGCCGCGCACCGGGGTGCCGGATTCGTTTGAGAGTTGGCCGGAATATCAGCGGGTGGTGGAACGGCTGATAGAGGTGGGCGCCATTGAAGACGCCAGCAAAATCTGGTGGGACATTCGCCCCTCGGTGCGCTGGCCAACCCTTGAGGCGCGCGTGGCAGACGTCTGTACACGGATGGATGACGCGGTGGCATTGGCAGCGCTCTATCAGTGTTTGCTGTCGATGCTGTTTACGCTGCGCGAAAAGAACCAGCGCTGGCGGGTCTATCCGCGCATTCTGATTGAGGAAAACCGTTGGCGTGCGCAACGCTATGGCGTGACCGGCGATCTGGCTGATTTTGGTCAGGGAAAAATGATGCCGTTTGGCACGCTGGCGGATGAGCTTGTGGGCCTGCTTCAGGAAGAAGCCCGCCAGCTTGGCTGCACGCAGGAATTGCTGCACGTGGCCACCATTGCGCGGCGCGGCACCAGCGCGCAGGCGCAGCGTGTGGCCTATCGCGCCGCGCGCGACGACGGTGCCAGCCACACGGATGCGCTATGCGCGGTGGTGGATTTCCTCGTCGAAGAAACCATGTATGGCATCAAAGACAGTTAG
- a CDS encoding N-formylglutamate amidohydrolase: MTPTPIELPRAPGDGGFQPFELVNAECAATAPLVVLCDHASNALPDAYGTLGLPSIDLERHIGWDIGAADVTRRLAHLMGVPAVLSGFSRLLIDPNRGADDPTLVMKLSDGAVIPGNRQADAAEIAHRRANYWQPYQDAAASMIEAAMAGGQVPVIVSIHSFTPVWRGAMRPWQCGVLWDRDPRLPHLLLAGLRSDSGLVVGDNEPYSGRLHGDTMYRNGTSRGLANALVEIRQDLIDTHHGAQEWAERLAQILGDAIKKHPELAMVKHFASYTEDGA, from the coding sequence TTGACTCCTACTCCCATCGAGTTACCGAGGGCTCCCGGCGACGGAGGGTTTCAGCCCTTTGAGCTTGTTAATGCTGAGTGCGCAGCGACAGCGCCGCTGGTGGTGCTGTGCGACCATGCCTCCAACGCGTTGCCGGACGCCTATGGCACGCTGGGCCTGCCGTCCATTGATCTTGAGCGGCATATCGGCTGGGACATTGGCGCGGCAGACGTAACCCGGCGGCTTGCACACCTGATGGGCGTGCCTGCGGTCCTTTCGGGTTTCTCGCGGTTGCTGATTGACCCCAATCGCGGAGCAGATGATCCCACACTGGTGATGAAACTGTCTGACGGCGCAGTCATCCCCGGCAATCGCCAGGCAGATGCCGCTGAAATCGCGCATCGACGGGCCAACTATTGGCAGCCCTACCAAGATGCAGCCGCGTCGATGATTGAGGCGGCGATGGCGGGCGGGCAGGTGCCGGTCATTGTTTCAATCCACAGTTTTACACCGGTCTGGCGGGGTGCCATGCGGCCCTGGCAGTGCGGCGTTTTATGGGACCGCGATCCCCGGTTACCGCACCTGCTGCTGGCGGGCCTGCGCAGTGATAGTGGGCTGGTGGTGGGAGACAACGAGCCCTATTCGGGTCGGCTGCACGGCGACACGATGTATCGCAACGGCACGTCGCGCGGGCTGGCAAACGCGCTCGTCGAAATCCGGCAGGATCTGATCGATACCCATCATGGTGCGCAAGAATGGGCGGAGCGGCTGGCACAGATTCTGGGAGACGCGATCAAAAAGCATCCGGAACTGGCGATGGTGAAGCATTTTGCATCGTACACGGAGGATGGCGCATGA
- a CDS encoding DUF1036 domain-containing protein, whose translation MKRLFKLTHRLTLTVAIAALGLLAMPATASAGLDVCNESSSRIGVALGYFTQDEWVSEGWWHLDGRQCAPVIESDLNARYYYVFAIDFDAGGGWSGQSTLCVAPGEFTISGRQDCEARGHHTAGFMEVDTAGSPDWTVRFTEATRRPDPQQTLGLLTGGHTGGLTGGAQ comes from the coding sequence ATGAAACGCCTCTTCAAACTTACGCACCGCCTCACTCTGACCGTTGCCATTGCAGCGTTGGGATTATTGGCAATGCCCGCAACCGCGTCTGCGGGGCTTGATGTGTGCAATGAGTCGTCCAGCCGCATCGGCGTGGCGCTGGGCTATTTCACTCAGGATGAATGGGTGTCGGAAGGCTGGTGGCATCTTGATGGTCGCCAATGTGCCCCGGTCATCGAAAGCGACCTGAACGCGCGCTACTACTATGTGTTCGCCATTGATTTTGACGCGGGCGGCGGCTGGTCCGGCCAGTCCACACTGTGCGTTGCGCCGGGCGAGTTCACCATTTCAGGTCGTCAGGACTGTGAAGCGCGCGGGCACCACACCGCAGGCTTCATGGAAGTGGACACCGCCGGATCACCGGACTGGACCGTGCGCTTCACCGAAGCCACGCGTCGGCCCGACCCCCAGCAGACCTTGGGCCTTCTCACTGGCGGACACACCGGCGGACTGACGGGCGGGGCGCAGTAA
- the pyk gene encoding pyruvate kinase, whose product MRHRNVRILATLGPSSDDLAAALALHEAGADAFRLNMSHSDHADLKRRVEMIRELERQTGRPIAILVDLQGPKLRIGKMAGDGADLTNGTTFILDMDDAPGTDKRAPLPHKEIFEVAEPGHSLLLDDGKIRLRVEDVSDSKLTTTVMAGGHLTSRKGVNIPDARLPIPALTTKDRSDLEAALNLNVDWIALSFVQSAQDVAEAKKIARGRAAVMAKMEKPSAIDDLDAILDIADGLMVARGDLGVECPVETVPGLQKRLTRAARRAGKPVVVATQMLESMIENPVPTRAEVSDVATAVFEGADAVMLSAESAAGKYPVEAVAVMNRIAESIETDPNYAQIINAQRSEPEPTGPDALSNAARTVAETLNAAAIVCYTTSGSTGLRAARERSRVPVMVLTPHLPTARRLSLVWGLNCVLTDDAANLDDMVDRAGRLAFREGMARVGDRIVIMAGVPLGTPGATNMLRVAFVADSAANHPN is encoded by the coding sequence GTGCGCCACCGCAATGTCCGCATTCTTGCGACCCTTGGACCGTCATCCGACGATCTGGCCGCCGCGCTCGCCCTGCATGAGGCAGGCGCAGACGCCTTCCGCCTCAACATGAGCCACTCAGACCATGCAGACCTCAAGCGCCGCGTGGAGATGATCCGCGAACTGGAGCGCCAGACCGGTCGCCCGATTGCCATTCTGGTGGACCTGCAAGGCCCGAAACTGCGCATCGGCAAAATGGCCGGCGACGGCGCTGACCTGACAAATGGCACCACATTCATTCTGGATATGGACGATGCGCCGGGTACGGACAAACGCGCGCCATTACCGCACAAGGAGATTTTCGAGGTTGCCGAACCCGGCCACTCGCTGCTGCTGGACGACGGCAAAATCCGCCTGCGGGTGGAGGACGTGTCAGATAGCAAACTGACAACCACGGTCATGGCGGGCGGTCACCTAACGTCGCGCAAGGGCGTCAACATTCCTGACGCGCGCCTGCCCATCCCTGCACTGACCACCAAGGACCGCTCAGACCTTGAGGCCGCGCTGAACCTGAACGTGGACTGGATCGCGCTGTCCTTCGTGCAGTCAGCGCAGGATGTGGCGGAAGCCAAGAAAATTGCCCGTGGCCGTGCCGCCGTCATGGCGAAGATGGAAAAGCCTTCAGCCATCGACGACCTCGATGCCATTTTGGATATTGCGGATGGATTGATGGTGGCGCGCGGTGACCTGGGCGTTGAGTGCCCTGTTGAAACCGTGCCTGGCCTGCAAAAGCGCCTCACCCGCGCCGCCCGCCGCGCCGGCAAGCCGGTGGTGGTGGCCACGCAGATGCTTGAAAGCATGATTGAAAATCCGGTGCCGACCCGCGCCGAAGTATCAGACGTCGCAACTGCCGTGTTTGAAGGCGCAGATGCTGTCATGCTGTCGGCAGAATCAGCTGCCGGCAAATACCCGGTGGAAGCCGTAGCCGTGATGAACCGCATCGCTGAATCGATTGAGACCGATCCAAACTATGCGCAGATCATCAACGCGCAACGCTCTGAGCCCGAACCAACGGGGCCTGATGCCCTCAGCAATGCCGCGCGCACCGTGGCAGAAACGCTGAACGCAGCCGCCATTGTTTGCTACACGACATCAGGCTCAACCGGCCTGCGCGCCGCGCGCGAGCGCAGCCGCGTGCCGGTGATGGTGCTGACGCCTCACCTGCCTACCGCCAGGCGGCTATCACTTGTGTGGGGCCTCAACTGCGTCCTGACAGATGACGCCGCAAACCTTGATGACATGGTGGACCGTGCCGGACGCCTTGCCTTCCGCGAAGGCATGGCGCGCGTGGGAGACCGCATTGTCATCATGGCCGGTGTTCCGCTGGGCACGCCGGGCGCAACCAACATGCTACGCGTTGCCTTTGTGGCGGACAGCGCCGCCAATCACCCAAACTAG
- a CDS encoding alpha/beta hydrolase: MGWALGIFVALSAALYAYTLWFGARVEAAHPPLGDFVEVAGAKLHYVDRGEGVPVVLVHGASGNLLDFATSIMDEIAKDHRVIAFDRPGHGWSERPDIDDVHDPAVQARLINEALTKLGVGKHVLLGHSWGGAVAMAYALNHPDDLLGVIPLAGATFPWQGGVAWYHGIVQTPVVGGYFLRTLMVPAGQQLSGPGVIGNFYPDTAPENYAETIGLNLLFRPGNFRNNSVDVSNLKTALIEQSKRYPEIRVPTIIIHGGGDRSVGFTIHSEPLHAAIDGSELIRLRGTGHMPHYANPDFVLDAIARLARGETPRAGLTIVEKDQAFAARSN; the protein is encoded by the coding sequence ATGGGTTGGGCACTTGGCATCTTCGTTGCGCTGTCGGCGGCGCTTTATGCCTACACACTGTGGTTTGGCGCACGCGTTGAGGCGGCGCATCCCCCGCTTGGCGACTTTGTGGAAGTGGCCGGCGCAAAGCTGCACTACGTTGACCGCGGTGAGGGCGTGCCGGTGGTTCTGGTGCATGGAGCAAGCGGCAATCTGCTCGACTTTGCAACTTCCATCATGGATGAGATTGCCAAAGACCATCGGGTGATTGCGTTTGACCGGCCCGGCCATGGCTGGAGTGAACGGCCTGACATTGATGACGTGCATGACCCTGCCGTGCAGGCGCGGCTCATCAATGAGGCGCTGACCAAGCTAGGTGTTGGCAAGCATGTGCTGCTGGGCCACTCATGGGGCGGTGCAGTGGCCATGGCATATGCGCTGAACCACCCGGATGACTTGCTCGGTGTCATTCCGCTGGCGGGCGCGACTTTTCCGTGGCAGGGCGGCGTTGCGTGGTATCACGGCATTGTTCAAACGCCGGTTGTCGGTGGATATTTCCTCCGGACCCTGATGGTTCCCGCCGGGCAGCAGTTGAGCGGGCCAGGTGTCATCGGCAATTTTTATCCCGATACAGCGCCTGAAAATTATGCGGAAACGATCGGCCTCAATCTGCTGTTTCGGCCCGGTAATTTTCGCAACAACAGCGTGGATGTGAGTAACCTCAAGACCGCGCTGATTGAACAGTCGAAGCGCTATCCTGAAATTAGAGTGCCAACCATCATCATCCATGGCGGCGGCGACAGGTCGGTCGGGTTCACCATCCACTCAGAGCCCCTGCATGCCGCGATTGATGGCTCAGAGCTCATTCGTCTGCGCGGCACGGGGCATATGCCCCATTACGCCAACCCGGATTTTGTGCTGGACGCGATTGCCCGACTGGCACGAGGCGAGACACCACGCGCGGGGCTGACCATTGTGGAAAAAGATCAGGCGTTTGCTGCCAGAAGCAACTAG